One Halanaerobium hydrogeniformans genomic window, AAAGGCAGATTTAGATCAGGCTTTAGAAGCTTCACAGCGATAGATTAAGAGTTTTTCAAAATAATATTTTTACTAATATTTTAGGAGGTGAAGAAAATGCCGATTAAAATCCAGGATGAACTACCAGCAGTTGAAACTTTAGAAAATGAGAATATATTTGTTATGAAAGAATCAAGGGCAACTCATCAGGATATTCGTTCTTTAAAAATATTGATTTTAAATTTAATGCCTAAAAAGATTGTAACTGAAACACAGATCTTAAGGTTACTGGGAAATTCTCCGCTTCAGGTTGATATTGATCTTTTACATCCTGCAACCCATAATTCTAAGAATACGGCTCAGTCACACCTGAATAAATTTTATAATACATTTTCTGAAATTAAGGATAACAATTATGATGGAATGATTATTACAGGTGCACCGGTGGAAACACTGCCTTTTGAAGCTGTGGATTACTGGGAAGAATTAAAAAAGATTATGGAATGGAGCTTACATCATGTTTATTCTACCCTGCATATCTGCTGGGGAAGTCAGGCAGCACTTTATCATCATTATGGTGTACCAAAATATCCTTTAGAAGAAAAAATGTTTGGAGTTTTTCCTCATTATCAGTCAAAAGAACATGTAAAATTATTAAGAGGTTTTGATGATATTTTTTATGTTCCCCAGTCCCGTCACACTGAGACCAGAAGAGAGGATGTAGAAAAAGTTGACGAACTGGAAATACTATCAGAATCAGATGAGTCAGGTCTTTATCTAATGGCCAATAAAAATGGTAGGCAGGTGTTTGCAACAGGTCATTCTGAATATGATGCGGAAACACTTAAAACTGAATATCTGCGTGACTTAGAAAAGGGAATTGATATTGCTGTACCTAAAAATTACTTTAAAGATGATGATCCAGAAAAAGACATATTAGTTCGCTGGCGTGGTCATTCTAATCTCTTATTTGTCAATTGGTTAAATTACTATGTATATCAGGAAACTCCTTTCGATTTATCTGAACTAAAATAATTCAAAAATATTGACTAATTGTCTGTAAATTTAGACTTCAGACTAAAACTTGACAGTTCTTTTAAAAGGTGTATAATTACCTTAGATAATTCCTATAACTAAAATAAGATTATAAGAAAGGATGATTTAGATGTTTAATTCGATGTATTCATTTATTAGAGAGGCTAAACTGGAAAAACTACACAAAAAATCAGTTGAGCTTGATGCATTTAAAAATCTTGGTAACTACTAAATAAAAATAATAAAATAATATAATAACTAATAATAAGAGATCGATTTATTTTTGGAACATCCATTCAGGGTGTTCTTTTTTTTGCCTAAAAAAAGGATTTAGCTAACAATTGAATAATTATATATAAAAGGGATTATAATAATTACAGGAGGGTAAAATATATGAGTACACACATTAATGCTGAAAAAAGAGATATCGCTGATACTATTCTTCTGCCCGGGGACCCTTTAAGGGCAAAATTTATTGCTGAAACGTATTTTGAAGATCTAAAACAATATAATTCTGTAAGAGGTATGTATGGTTATACCGGGACTTATAAGGGTAAAAGAGTTTCTGCTCAGGGAACAGGAATGGGAATGCCGTCTTTATCAATCTATGTAAATGAGCTGATTAGAGATTTTGGTGTTAAAAACTTGATCAGAGTAGGTTCTTGTGGATCATTAAATGTAGAAGCAAAACTTAGAGACGTTATTCTGGCCCAGGCTGCCTGCAGTAATTCTCAGATGAATAAATTACGTTTTAATGGTAAAGATTTTGCTCCAGCAGCAAGTTTCAAGCTTTTATCTCAGGCACACCAAATAGCAAAAGAAAAAGGGATTAAAGTAAAAGTTGGTACTGTTTTAAGTACTGATTCGTTTTATAATGATGATCAGGATGCCTGGAAAAAATGGAGACAGTATGGAGTTCTAGCTGTAGAAATGGAAACAGCCGAACTATTTACTCTTGCTGCAAGATATGATGTTGATGCTTTAAGTATTTTAACAGTTAGTGATTCTTTAGTTAGTGGTCAGGAAACAACTGCTGATGAGAGAGAAAAAACCTTCACTGATATGATGGAAATCGCTCTAGAGCTTGCCTAACTAAGTTTTTATTAATTTTTTCCAGACTGAAAACTTAGCAATTTATCAAAAAAAACCAAAAATTAAGCCAGTAATAAATCTTCACCGATTATTACTGGCTTTTTTTGCTGAAATTTTAAATTAATAATGTTATAATAATAATTAACAAGCTCAAGTAGTTTTATTGGCTAATTTGTTATTGCTTTGACTTAAAAAAATAAATATAGTTGATACACTTGTTTAAAGGATTATCTGGAGGTAAATATTATGAAAAAAGAGGAGCGAGTATCATTTTATTCTCACTTTGCTGGTTTTATAATGGCTTTTATAGGTTTAATATTATTGATCTATAGAGCTTTAAACGATCCGGGACGAATTGTCGTGGCAGCTGTATATGGTGTATCAGTTGTATTCTTGTTTTTAGCTTCTTCTCTCTATCATGCTTTTAAAAAAGAAGAAGATGAAAAATCTATCTGGAGAAAATTAGACCATTTTGCTATTTTTGTTATGATAGCAGGTTCTTACACTCCTATAGCCTATCTTTATTTAGATGGTTGGCTGCGTTTGACGATTATCTCTATTCAGTGGGGACTTGTTATTGGTGGTTTTTTCTTGAAATTTCTTTATTTTAAAACTCCCAGAATATTGTATACTATTATCTATATTGCAATGGGCTGGGTAGGTGTTTTTGCTCTACACAGATTATTTACTGAAATGCCTACCTCCTTATTTATGCTAATGTTTGCTGGAGGTCTATCTTTTACAATAGGAGCAGTATTTTATATTATTAAAAAGCCAAATAGTAATCCTAATTTTGGTTTTCATGAGATTTTTCATTTTTTTATATTAGCTGGTGGCTTATTTCATTATTTAATGGTTTTTTTTGCTCTAGGTTAATTTTCAAAATAATTTTTAAGGAGAAAAATATATGCAGCTTGACTTTGACTTAAATCTAGAACAAAAACAGGAGCTGGTCTTAACTCCTAAATTACAGATGGCGATTGAAATTCTGCAGTATAGCAATTTAGAATTAAAAGACTATATCGAGGAAGAAATGAAAGAAAATCCTCTCTTAGACATGTTAGAGGCTGAAAAAGAAATGGATTATAGGCAATCTAATTTCAATGTTATTGAAAAAGATAGGATACAGTATGAGAACTTTGTAGCTTACAGGCCGGATTTTTGTGAATATCTTGAAAATCAACTTTTTGAAGTTTTATCTGATGAACAAATAGAACTGGGCAAATTTATTGTTGGTAGTTTAAATCAGTCTGGCTGTTTATCCATAGAACCTGAAAAAATTGCAGAAATCTTATCTAGAACTGAAAAAGAAGTATTAGAAGTCTACGATAAAATAAAAGAACTGGATATAAAATCAGCAGATGATTTAAAAAACTGCAGCACAGAATATATTGATCCTGATTTAATAGTTAAAGAAAAAGATGGTGATTTTGAGATTATCTCAAATGATAAATCATATCCTACCCTAAGGATTAGTTCGTATTATTATAACCTGCTCAAAAATCAGGATGATGAAGAGATAAGTGATTATTTAAAAAGAAAGTATCAGTCTGCTATCTGGTTGATGAAAAGTATTGAGCAGCGCAGAGAGACGATTAGAAAGATTGTCGAAACCATTGTTGAAAAACAGAGGGATTTTTTTAAAAAAGGTTTAAAACATCTTTATGTGATGACCATGGAAGAGGTAGCTGAAGCAATTGATATGCATGAGTCTACCGTTAGCAGAGCAACAACCTCAAAATATTTGCAAACTCCCCATGGTATATTTAGTTTGAAATTGTTTTTTAATAGTGGAATCAATAATATTTCTTCGGTCAGTATCAAGGCAATTATCAGTGAAGAGATAGCAAAGGAAGATAAAAACTCACCCTTAAGTGATAGTAGTTTAGCAGAAATATTAATGACAGAATATTCACTTGATATTTCAAGAAGAACTGTTGCTAAATACCGCAAATCACTTGGCATACCATGTTCGAGAAAAAGAAAGAAGAATTTTAAATAAATAAAACTCTGTCAGCAAAGACAGAGTTTTATTTATGTTTAGGGTCTAAAGCATCTCTTAAACCGTCCCCAAGGATATTATAACTTAATACGGTTAGAAAAATAAAAAAACCGGGTAATAATAACCAGGGGAAGTCACTGATTTTTGTAATGTTTTGTGCTGCAGTCAACATATTGCCCCAGCTTGCCGAAGGCTCCTGAATCCCAAGGCCGATAAAGCTCAAACCACTTTCCATAATTATATAACCGGGAATCGCAATTGTAGCTCTAATAATTACATAAGTAGTAGTTGCAGGTAGAATATGTCTGGCAATAATCCTTTTGTCTCTAGCACCCATCGCTTTTGCAGCAGCAATATATTCTTTTTCTTTTACAGATAAAACCATACCTCTAATTACTCTGGCCATTCCTGCCCAGCCTTGAAAAGCCAGGATAGAAATAATTAAAAAGAAACGAAAACCGGATGAGATCTCAACCGGAAGAACTGCTGCCAGGGCCAAAAGTAGATAAAAGCTTGGAATAGACATAATAACTTCAACAATTCTCATTACTAAATTATCAAGCCAGCCTCCATAATAACCTGAGATACCACCGATAATTAGACCAAAAAAAGTAGTGATAAAAATTGCTCCAAAACCGACAAAAAGCGAGATCCGACCTCCATAGAGGATCCGGGTAAAAAGATCTCTGCCATAATTATCACTTCCAAGTAAAAAGATCGGTATATCACCTTCTACCTGAAAAAAATGAAGATCAGTGTTAATAACACCAAACAGTTTATATTCATCACCTCTGGCAAAGAACCTGACGGGATATTTTTTCTCATCATTGATTTCATAGTCTGCCCAACCTCTAACTTCTGTTTCATAGATAAAAGGAGACCGAAAACCATCTTCATCTCTAAAATGAACTTTGGTTGGAGGATGAAAAAATTTATCTTTAAAATTCCTATTAGCAGAATAAGGAGCAAAAAAGGGTGCAAATATTGCCAGTAAATATAAAAATAAAATTAAAAAAGCTGCACTGACAGCAAATTTATTTTTTTTAAATTTTTTCCACTTCTTTTTCCACAAAACATTATTAGAATTTCTATTATTTTTTTTTCGTTTTTTGCTGCTAGTATTTATTTTCTTCATTTAAACACCTCAAAATTTGATATGAGTGTGTTTCATCTTCAAAAATATTATAAGTATTTTAACTATAATGAATACGAGGATCATTAAGAGCTAATAATAAATCAGCAATTAAATTACCTATTACAAGCATCAAACTGCCCATCATTAAACCTGCCATAGCTAGATAGAGATCTTTTGATCTTACTGCAGTCAGCATCAGATTACCAAGTCCAGGCCACCCGGTTACTATTTCAGTTAAAGCTGCACCACTGAATAAAGAGCTGAGCTGGAGTCCAAAAATAGTTATCATTGGATTGATAGCATTGCGAACGGCATGTTTGTTAATTACAGTACGTTCTTTAAGACCTTTAGCCCTGGCTGTTCTGATATAATCACTGTTAATAACATCTAACATCTGACCCCTCATCTGTCTCATTATAGTTGCAGTACCTGCTGAACCAAGGACAACAGTTGGTACAATTAAGTGTCTTAAAATATCTATAATTTGCTCTCCTGGTGTCATAAAATCATGCATTATACTTGTCATCCCACTTACAGGTAATGGTATATTATATCTTACAATTAAAAACAATAACAGCAGAGCAAAAAAGAAATTGGGGATAGAAAGTCCTATAAATGCCAGCACACTAAAGAGATTATCAAGTATATTATAACGATGAGTGGCCGAATAAATTGCAATCGGAATTGCGATTACCCAGGCGAAGATCATCGCAGATAATGATAGAATTAGAGTGTTAAAAAGTCTGCTGCCGATAATTTGTGTTACAGGAACTCTATAACTAAATGACTCACCTAAATTACCCTGAAGTATTTGACCCAGCCAGGCAAAATACTGGGTCACTACTCCTTCGTTGAGGCCGAAATCTTCTTTCATATTTTCGATCAATTCCTGTGAAATATCTGGATTCATTCTCATCTGATCCAAATAATTGCCTGGCGAAAGCTGCATAATAAAAAAGGAAAGCATCGAAATCGCCAGCAAAAGAGGAATTACAATTAAAATTCTTCTTAATATATAAGTTTTCATATTAATTAATTCTCCAGATATAATTCATAAATGTTCCAGAGGACTCCACCATAAGCAGTTGTTTCAGTGTTTTTAAGATTATCTCGAACAGCATAAATATTATTTGGTGTAACAGTATAAATAACAGGCAGTTTTTCAGAAATTATTTCCTGAAACTCATTATAATATTCTACCCTTTCTTCAGTTTCTACTGTAGAAACTCCTTTTTTAAACAATTCATCTATTCTAGCTTCCCATTCGGTTGCTGGTTCTTCCTGAACTGGATTTCACATATGGAGATGACCATGTGAAGGCCAGACATTAGCACCTGCATGTGGTTCAACCCCACCGGTTAGACCGATTAATATGCTGTCATAATCCCAATCACTGCTCATGTGGCTGGTCAACCTGTTAAAATCGATTGGATTAGAATTAACTTTCATCCCCAGTTCTCTTAATTCATTTGCAATAATATTAAGTAATGTTTCTCTGGCTTCATTACCGGAATTTGTGAGCATATTAAATTCTACCCTTCTGCCATCCTGATCAATTAAGTGTCCATTATCATTCCAGCTAAAACCACCTTTTTCTAGTTCTTCTCTCGCTTTTTCTAGGTCATAGGGATATTTTTCTACATCTTCATTCAAAAAGACTTTATTGGGTGCGCTAATTGGACTCCACTGCTTACTGCCCTGACCTGCTAAAGCCTGATTAATCATAGAGTTTTTATCCATCGAATAGGCAACTGCCCTTCTAAAATGAAGATTTGTAAACCAATCATATTTCCAGGGCTGTTTTTCTAAATTTGGATTACGAGGATTCATATTAAAAACCAAAAAATTTGTGCTAAATGATGGCCCACCATCTATAATCGAAAAATTACTTCTTTCTGATTGCTGTTTAAGCCTATTATAATCTATTCCTCTGACACCAAGAATATGAGTTTCTCCTCTTTCAAAAAGCAGAGCTTCAGTTTCCTGACTGCCAACTATAATTCTTACCCATCTATCAAGATAAGGCAGTGTTCTTCCTTCAGGATCCTGCCGCCAGTAATGTTCATTTTTTTCCATGACAATTCTTTCGCCATTTCTGTAGTCAGCAAGCTTGTAGGGGCCGGTACCGACTATTTCGGATGGGTCGGTATTGATCCCCCAGGTAGAATTAAAGTTACCATTCTGCCATGGTTCATATAATTTATGTTTGGGTAAAATTGATAAAGTCATACTGTTTAAAAAGGGCGCAAAAGTTGAGGGTAGTTCAAATTCTACCGTGTATTTATCAATTTTCCTGTATTCTGGAAACTCTCCGTCAATAATCAAACCATCTCTAGCACTGGTAGGAATATCTCTATCACTTATCAAATCAAAGGTAAAAATAACGTCATCAGCGGTAAATTCATGCCCATCATTCCATTTGACACCTTCTCTTAAATAAAATCTGTATGTTTTTCCATCTTCACTAATATCCCAATCTTTGGCCAGACGGCTCTCAATTTCTGTGGTTATTCCATTTCTTCCAACAAGACCTTCAAAAATATAACCATCTGTAACTTCGCTGGAAGAGGTTTCTTTTGCAATCAAAGTATTAAAAGTTTTTGGATCACCTAATAAAGTTGTTATCAATGTACCACCATGATTGCCCTGATCTCTTTGCGAAATCCAGGGATCTTCTAATTCGATATTGTCTGCAGCAGCTAATATTGCAAAATTAAAAAGTAATATAATTGTAAGAATAAATACCATTTTTTTCATTTTCGACTCTCCCTTATAGTTTAATTGAGAAATACTTCTTAATAAAATATATTCTAGTTATTGAGGTGATTTCCTGCAAAATCACAGTTTAATTTACATTATTCGCGTTAAATCAAGCGATATTAGCAAAATGAAAGAAATCAAGCCATTAATTTTCAAAAGTTTTTAAAAATAAGCAAAGAATACTAAATTATAGAGGGGAATTAGATTTTTTAATGAATATTATAATTAGAGACCTATATTATGCTCTAATAGTTACTAACTGCTTATTAAAAAACTGTAGAGGAGAGTATTGCTGATGGCAGATAAGAACAGGATATTTAGAATAATTAAAATCATGATGCTATTAAATGAATCATATAATAGCTGGAATGCAAGAAAAATAGCAGATTATTTTGGTATTTCAATTAGAACCTTTCATCGAGATAAAAGCTTAATGGAAGAACTGGGAATTCCAATCTATTATGACCACAATTTAAAATGTTATAGAATTCTAGATAATTTTAGATTGAAAAGTCCGGATTTAGATAAAGAAGAAACAGAAGCTGTTTTTTTAGCTGCTAAAGAATATCAAAATAGGAATTTTCCGATGAAGACAGAACTAGAATCTGCTCTTGCTAAAATTTTTAATTCTTTACCAGAATACTTAAAGGGGAGTATTGGCAGCTATATTAAAAATTATGAAATAATCTCTGCTCCCTTTGTAAAACTTGAAAAGCACCAGCAGAAATTCAATAAAATAAAGGAAGCGATGAGCAGCAATCTTCAGATAATGGTTAAATATTATTCTATGAGTAGTGATGAAATCAGGGAGAGAAAACTTAACTGCTACAACCTGTTTTTTAATAATGGTGCTCCCTATCTTTCTGCATACTGCCACCTCAGGGAAGAAACAAGGTTTTTTAGAATCGATAGGATTAAGGAGATAGAATTATTGGCTGAGGAATATCAGATTCCAGAAGATTATTCTTTAGATAATGAGCTGGCAGCTACCTGGGGAGTTGAGCAGGGGAAAGAAGATCTTGCTTTAAAGATCAAGTTTAGCGGTAGAGCGGCAAGATTCGTCCCTGAATATCACTGGAGTGATAAACAAAACATTGAAAGGATAAATGACAATGAAATAATATTTTCTATAAAAACGAGCAGCAAAGAAGAGATTAAAAGCTGGATATTAAGTTTTGGTTCAGATGCAGAAGTTCTACAACCAGCTAGCTTGAAAAAAGAAATTGAGGCTGAGATAAAAAAGATGCTAAAAATATATCAGCATAATTAAATAACCCTTTATCTTTACTTAAGCTGACTTTTTGCAAGAAAATTAAAAATATCATATAATTAAACTGTTGATAAAAAGCTGTAATTAATTTTATGTTTTAAAAAATATTGAGGGAGGCTGATACTATTGCCTTATTTAAAAGTACAGACAAATCAAAAAGTTAAATCAACTGAAGATTTTATTAAAAAATTATCCAAAGAGAGTTCAGAGGCTCTATCAAAACCAGAAGATTATATTATGGTGGTTTTAGAAGCAGAAAAACAGATGAGTTTTGCTGGAAGCTCAGAGCCCTGTGTTTTCATGGAAGTTAAAAGTATTGGGCTAAAAAAGTCTATGACAGAGGGTCTATCAGAATTTTTATGTAAATTTGCCGAAAAGGAGTTAAAAGTTAATCAGAACAGGGTATATATTGAATTCAGTGATGCTCCAGGCAAGATGTGGGGCTGGAATGCTGGTACTTTTTAAAGATCGGCAGCACTTTAAGGTGCTGCTTTTTTCGTTATTAACAAGGAATATTTGTATATTTATCGAATATTAATAATATAGAGACAGCTTATAATTATTAATTAAAAAATAATAGATATATTTTCATCAGAGGGGGCGGTAATTTGAAAGCATTTAAAGCTTATGATATTAGAGGAGTTTATAATAAAGATTTTAATAAAGAAGATGTATATAAAATAGGGTATTTTTTACCCAAACTACTGGCAGCAGATAAGGTATTAGTTGGTTATGATGATCGTGAATCAACTCCAGAGCTTTTTGAAGCCCTAGCAAAGGGTATAACCGATCAGGGAGCTGATGTATATAAAATAGGTTATGCTACAACTCCGATGGTTTATTATGGTACAGCTAAACATAATTATAAAGCATCAGTTATGATTACCGCATCACATAATCCTCCTGAATATAACGGATTAAAGATATCTCGCGAAAATGCTCTTCCGGTTGGCTATGATTCCGGATTAAAAGAGTTAGAAGAGATGATAGCACAGGAAGAGGTAAAAGCGGTAGGTAAAAAGAAAAAGGGTAATATTTTAGAACATGATATAAAAAATGAATATCTAGAATTTTTAAAAGGTTATTTACCAGATCTTTCAGAACTAAATCTGGCCATTGATGTTTCAAATGGAATGGCAGCAATATTAACAGAGCAAATTTTTGGTAAAGAACCTCATTATCTATATAATGAGCTTGATGGTAGATTCCCAAATCATGAAGCAAATCCCTTAAATCCAGAAAATAGAGAAGATGTGCGGAAACTACTTTTAGAAAAGAATTCGGATTTAGCTTTGATCTTTGATGGAGATGGAGACAGGGTAATGTTTTTAGATGAAAATGGCGAATTTATTGCTCCTGATTTAATAATTGCCCTGCTGGCAGAATACTTTATAAAACAGGGTAAAGGTAAAACAATTTTATATGATATTAGAACCTCCTGGTCAGTAAAAGAGCATATCGAAGATTTGGGTGGAAGTACCCATATGTGGAAAGTAGGTCATGCATATGCAAAACTAAAATTAAGAGAAATTGATGGGATCTGTGGTGGAGAACTGGCCGGCCATTATTATTATAAGGATTTCTTTTATTGTGATTCAGGAATGCTGACTGCTTTAATAGTTTTAAATGTAGTTGCCAGATTAAAAAAAGAAGGGAAAAGTATTTCTGAGTTAATAGCTGAGCTTGATAAATATGCAAATTCAGGTGAGGTTAATTTTAAAATCGAGTATAAACAGGAAGTAATGGAAAAATTAAAGGAACATTATTTAAGCACAAAAGAACCAGAAAGATTTTTCGATTTTGATGGTTATAGAATTGAGTATGAGAACTGGTGGTTTAATGTGAGACCGTCTAATACTGAACCATATTTAAGGTTGGTTGTTGAAGCTGAAAATCAGAAGCTGTTAGATGAAAAATTAGCTGAGATCAAAAGTATCATGAATGTTTAAATTTTATTTAATAAAGAGACTTCTTTAGAAAGGAGCGGGTTTTATGCATATCCCAGTCAAAGAATGGTATAATGCAGTTCAGACGAGATATTCTCATCAAAAATTTTCCACAAAAAATATTAAGGCCTATACTCAAAAAACGCTGGAGAATACTATTTATTCACTCAATCAGGTATATCCTGAAGTGAGGTTAGAACTTTACAAAAGTTCAATTCAAGATATTTTACCTGCCTTAAACGGTAAATATGGTAATTTTACTGATAGTCCGGCATTTTTGGCTATCATTATTAAAGATGAAGGCAAACATCGCTGGACAAAAGCAGGTTATATTGGTGAGGCTGCAATACTTGAGGCAACTGCTGATGGTTTAGGAACCTGTTGGATTGGAGCAAATTTTGTACAAAGAAAATCTTTGATTAATATTAATCTCCAGCCTGGAGAACAGTTAATTGCAGTTAGCCCTTTAGGATATTCATCTGAGGGTTATAGTTTTACCAGGCACTTTATCTCTAAACTCTTTCCAAATCGAGATCGCAAAGATTTAGAGCTTCTCTGTCCAAATGGCTATAATGATGAATGGCCTGGCTGGGTAAAAAATGCAATCCAAACAGCCAGAGCTGCTCCTTCCAGGTTAAACAGACAGCCATGGCGTTTTTATTATGGAGATGACAGGATTGTCGTTGACTGTGCAGGTGAACCAAGTGAATATAAAAGGCTTGAGTGTGGAATAGCCCTTCTGCATATTCAAATTGGAGCTATGGATGGTGGGGCAGAAGGGAATATAGAATTCGGTGAAGTAGGACTTGCTTCTTTTGTAAAGAAACATTATTAGATAAATATTAGATAAATTATTAAATAAAATCTTCTAAACCGCAGATGAAAA contains:
- a CDS encoding nitroreductase family protein produces the protein MHIPVKEWYNAVQTRYSHQKFSTKNIKAYTQKTLENTIYSLNQVYPEVRLELYKSSIQDILPALNGKYGNFTDSPAFLAIIIKDEGKHRWTKAGYIGEAAILEATADGLGTCWIGANFVQRKSLININLQPGEQLIAVSPLGYSSEGYSFTRHFISKLFPNRDRKDLELLCPNGYNDEWPGWVKNAIQTARAAPSRLNRQPWRFYYGDDRIVVDCAGEPSEYKRLECGIALLHIQIGAMDGGAEGNIEFGEVGLASFVKKHY